The stretch of DNA CAAAAGCGGATCAGCAAGCGGAGAGGAGGaaatcaaccggtgtcggcctgctttctcaactgacatggacgggcgaacatgctgGGAGTGGCTGGTGTGGGacggtgtctcaacaagatccgaggacacgccttcaacttcttatctgagacgtgggtcaaagaggagaaacacgagagttgatttcctggcaaacagagcttcttagttcatgccaggaagcccgctgggcgtggtcggTCCAGCGGTGGGTTGGAACTCTATATTACCAcacgctttgagcccacccttctctcatcctctccttatcacatagccgtggatgcccaaggcttcgccatcattggcgtttactatcagccaaccacagATTATGATGATCTCTTCTCGGACCTCACAttcatccttcagaaggtgaagaatccggagaaagtcatcattggtggtgacttcaacatccgtcttGATTcaagtgaattctccgagctcgcccagatcctgagccaatggagaatcactctgcgctctgacccgggagtcccaacacactcCTACTCCCGtggcgcctctgtacttgaccatattttcatatcagaaaatattccatctccggccagtttcgtccatccactggtcGTTTCTGATCtcctcccgatttcagtcaccttctgggcgtgactcgaaatgggaggtgcgtggtcaatgtgcagaagtgcgcggctcaacttgaggccctgcagctatccatcaacaccggggttgtgagcaatctagctgcagtggcccaaggcatttcgcaagcatttaaagagtcctcctctgtggagaggaggagaggactcaagaccctGTGGTTCAGCgcctaccatcgagagctgaggggtcaaatgctccaaaaactgcgaagtgccaaaacaaaccaaacagcAGAAACTTGGGAGCCACATgcaatatcaagaattgcatatcacaagtctctgaggagcgccgagtcagctcaccaaaggttggaagtggagaacctgctctcttcatcggcctcgtcccggatggcgggcttgtacaatcatgccaaaaagcccgccactaactcggaaattcccgtgagtaaattcctcctccactgtcaagaactgtttgcatcaacatcggaatcagtagtggaggaggtccagggctgcccagaagaacaccatccccttttgcagcccttcacggaacccgagaaggacgtggccttcaagaagacgaagagcaaagccccctcaacatctgtggtctctcctttccaacttttacttctccggatccaagcccaggcactcctccaagatcttttcagcctcgccctccatttttcctatttcccaccagcgtggatggagtcagtcatcatcttcatccataagaaggggcccagggacattccaaacaaccatcggaccatcgccctggagaaccccttcttgaaggtgacgtccaccctactagctgcttgcttctccggattggccgaggatagagatctccttccccagttccaattcggtttccagaaaagccgctcaaccaccaagGCAGCCACgctcctctatgaaattgtgcattccaacatcagcaacaagaggagagtgtatggatgctttgtggatttctccaaagcattcgacagggtggaccgaacgcggttatttctcaaactccaactgagGGGAGTTttgcgttcaatctgtgtcctgctatccaacatctatgcgggactcacatgctccattcgttctggtgaggacctatccaCCTGCTACTTCACTTGCACTGGCCTaccgcagggggatccactattgccaattcttttcaatctttatgtatccgacctgcccgaagccctcacacaccaaggccccaccatcaaccattttcctattcaatatattcaatatgcagacgaactggttctcttggctaattcagccgtggaattgcaaaatgccatcaatgcacttcacggttattgccaagagaacggccttcaagtcaacaccatcaagaccaaggccatggttttccataaaggtcgtttgcctcccacctccttccatattaacaatagtccgattgaaatcgtcaataattttgataatgtcggtttcacattctcaactcaactctccttcaccaaccatctcaaatcatcaacagtcaaagccagggccaggatcggacACATTTGCAATAcacttcctatcaagaatcttccccttccaatagttcttcaactcttccagacctacatcactccatTTTTCTCCACGGTCTTCAGCattggctcccaaactccggccaatccgccctcaaatccgccgatgccacctacaccaagttcctcaagcgatacctctgcgtgccccaatatgccaacaatgcatggacacattttctatgtgaaaccgagcccctcaccatcgggctggcaaggttagtgtccaacaatGTTGGGAaactgacctttccggaggggatgtccggacacaacctgtccttcccggtcaaggacttgctaacaccttatcgTCCTTGGTCCGACATCCGCTCgaaatattggcggtcacgcacctttgtacggttcccagccaaatgccatcagcgacgggagttgacaaaggatctgttcaatctggcccatccaatctactgcaataatcaagattttcatcacttacctctacctacctgtctttgtactatctgtaactcacctcttaccttttttcatgagtattgaaccaattctagtcatactcattgtgatatcactttctagtcaactattttattgcctttatcttcttgacatttttcttgttttatcaacaatcctTTGTAAAgtgtatatacatcagattctattttatagttatttttactccatgacatgaccaagagtcccAATAAAGATTATATTATATATTATATTACATTTGACTTAACtattatttatatttattgtttgatcgaccaacgaattagagttggctgatctggctaacccttgaatgtaaggttgatcgggaattgttgtcaaaaacttgtccaaatctgatttaaatcctgctactggatcgaCGCCTACATgcgccctacgaatatttgaaggcagcaaattgaacaatgaaggagcccaagaaaataGAGAGTTGAACttgctcatggatgcttttgaaaacgtacagaaTCAAgaacctttcataccttctctgaacactgtacagtcccaacttttttagtctctcccaatacgagagctctctcattcctgtgatgctcctagtgaaacatctttggacctgctcgactttttgcaaacccgctgaactaattggagcccaaatggggaggcatattcaagatgtgtctggacaatcgacttgtacagagatagcattgtgatacaatctctggacttaaacgtacgatatatccagccacatgtttgaaaagctttaccaactttcaagtgggtatgctcatcgaactttccattatcttgggggattacacctaaatccttgatggatgagacttgctgaatgcccttaccttcatcatccaATAGTGGAGTGGCTAATGAcatcgacccaaaggtcattgagcggaatttcattccattcagtacCATgctactcgcagcaacccaagagtagatttggtctaggacctctaccaggcAACCGGACtgtaacgcatcaagtacaagaaaacagaagcaagaaccagtgagcttcaaaatgaatggcgTGCAAAGAGTTTTCTCTCTTATTCTGATCTTGACTCAAAGTAAGGATGCCATTTTGGCATTCGACATTAAAAATGGCCTCAGCCATAGTGgatgaaaaaaaggcttgaaattccttcaaactcattcctgttttggagctcgctgagaacaaACGCATTTTTATTTGCTgttgttcttatctcccaggaatttcgaaccaagctctgactttctttgttgctccttggttgctgtgcacgtgtagtgttcgtggcGTTTGTGTGTGGGTAAATGattgggaattgccattcattcactcaattaggtttggtttttcacggctctttggtaagacgtaattactttaaaaccatTTATCATTGATCACAAGtgtattggcattttttgttaCATAAgcttgttgagtttatttctgtgtttttgtattgtttactTAGTTCAGGTTCTTAATTCCTTGAGTTTCTCTGTTCCTTatttcttgtttactatctccatcttaaaTTTGTATGATTAGTCAATAAAGAGgttagacaatgtttggacccgtacatgtgccgtcagtccatgagactttagacgtgctttaatgtgCGGTGTACGAGTTTGAGAACACCACTGATATATCACTATCTTTATGGACTGGCTTTCAATCCTGATTGttgtttgaaatcaatgaacaaaataGCATTAtcacagcaaaaaaaaaaacaactttgaatattgataTAGGACATGCTAACTAAGGTAAGAAATAAGAGCCATTGCTTTAAAGTAAATGTAGGCTAGAATGGAGGGGATTGCCGATCTAAAACTCTTAGAAAAACTGATGTTATGAATTTAAGGAACTTTAGGAAAGTTAATAATAAGTGGCAAATGGCGAATACATTCATTTTGGGCCCTAATATCTTCTTTGATCTGCACCTATTTAGATAACACAGGATCTcactttgatcaaattttgatatAATTTTAATGCTAAGTACAATCATATCAAGCACTCCCACTTACTATTATCTCTTGTTTGCGTTTTAAATTCCTCAATGAACAATTGACCATCCTATGATTTGGAAGATCGATGTAATCCATTCGCCCGGATTTTTCTGCACCAGCTACCAAGTAGCTGCTCAATTCTGGGCTTGCCTCCACTacaaaggaaaaaatcaaaaatgtccACATGAATGATAAACACCTCTACGTAGACATTTCAAAGAAGTGCAAGCTCACCCTCACAAAGGTCACTTGGATCTGCATCCGAGACTGTACCGGTCACGTCATTTTCAGCCTTGGGTCCTCGATCGATCAAGCAATTGGCAATGCACATGCAAGCATGAATGGACACGTCAAACGTGAAGTAGTTGACCCGGGAACCGTACTTGGAACACGCAGCTTGACAACTCTCGGCGGTTTCAATATGGTGGAACGTTCGGTGGGTTCGGTACTTCCATTGGTAGCTCTTGAGACATCGGACATGGGTTTCCATACATCCTGCGAGAAAAAAAGGGTATTCGCATATTTGGTTGGGATTACATTAAGTAAGAGTTCAGCTTTTAAAACATGTGGCTCACCTTGGACTGAGTGAAATCCAATTAGGATCCAAAACACAGAAACACACCACCAACTCATATTGAATAAGTGAATATACCACCACGTCTTGTATTTATGTCCCGACCTCAAACTGATTAGTTTACACATGTGTTTCAACGAATAATTAATGCTAGAGTCCGGAATTTGTGGTTATTCTTTGAAGATTCAGTTGTTTTGAGTCAAGCTTTGGTCCTTCCACGTTTTGGATTGAAAGGTTACAAAGCAATATGATCTAGAATTATCATTTTgtaacatttgaaaatatgtaattGCGGCTCTTAATTCAAGCAACTTTCACAAAAACAAAGGTCAAAATACTGGAAGGCAACAAGATGCCATCGGCAATTTCCCCTCGACGCATCGAACTATTGCCATAGCATCTCTCCCAACAGAGAACTCATCCGCGGTAAACTTCGCCATATCAAATTGCGCCTACAACAAGTTTCTCGAAATTGAAATTCTATCGGGATTCAAGCGTTCTAGTAGGTGTTAAAGCAGTGCACCAGAAAGACATTGGCAGAATTGTTCTCTTAATGTTCTATACCTTATTGTTACTTGATTAGTCAAAAGTTTCCatagaaaatgaaagcaattgCTTCAAAGATGTTTAACCATAAGGAAAGGTTCTCCTGATTTCCTGTTGAGTCCAAGAAAAATATACACACAAGTGTTGCtaaagaaacatatttgaCGCAATTGAGTCTACCACTTTTTTTGACGGCAAAGTTGTACTCGCTCTAAATTAATACCATGCAAGCCTATAAGAAACGACAATCAAATGAGTAATATGATACAACTCATGTCAATTCAATTCTCATATGCCAAGCAATGGAATATGGATGAAGatgtcaaattcaatcaaaatcttcaagaaattgcgttcatgCCATATTATGAGTAGTTTATTTAACAATCTGCCACTCCTCGTCcccattttgtttgggttGTCTAACGTTGAAATTAAGAGGTGTTATTGATCTTGAGGTTTACGCATGGCAGAATGAACTGGGTGCAATTCGACAATATGTTGTCGGAAATTTCTACCAATTTTTGTGCAATAGAGCACGTCGTATTGATCGTGGTAAGCTCGAAGGAAGCAAACGTATATTATGTATATATTACTTATATCCCAAAAAGTTACCAAGATatgtttggatatttttgtcaaCCTTTGATAAATCCTCTGAACCACCGTGTCAGTCGTCTCCTTGATGAGACGAAACTGGTgagctgatcatcgaagaatccagctctgagttgcaaattagaaaaaaggCGTCAGAGCatttcgaatccagtaattgtggctagcctccaaagaaaattggattttattcagggtaagattagAGCCTCAATTGGGGGTCGGCAGCTTCaaaaaattcatcaaaattttcCTAGGGTGACtaattctttttcttgcacaattctttagtgaagtcatgttaggtaaaacattcccttttgtattaatcttagccactattttttgtttgataaatgatcattccataaaagaagcggcaatctcttgtaaaatcaacaaatatttgagggcagcaaattgaacaatgaaggagcccaagaaagaagagagttggactaTATTGATCAAATTAGGCTGGATTCTCTTTCTTACAGTTTTTTACACAAattaattccatttttggaattcCAAACTTTTAAATGTGATAACACACTGCTACTAAATAAACTTGTTCATTGcactattgaaaaaaatcatctagTCTTGTCAATTCATTCTTGAAAACAGAAACAATACACAGATAAAATCTGACCATCTTGCCTGCtaattttcttcataaaacgTTATATTATTGTTAGATGTTGCCCGATGGTGCAGCTCTAGTCATGCTTTAATGTGAAATATCTTGCGCATTTTGATTAAATATCTTGGTCATTGACTCTAAAAATTTTAATGAGTTCTTTTATACCCTCcctgggatttcatactagtgcgccctctgtACCTACCAAGAAGTAAGTGTAACCACGCCTTAACAAATGACCAGATGTTAGcgccaaatatgttttaatatttattgcatatttttgtcacttgccatttcatttgttttagcaaatgaatgttggactaaTATAGTTTTAAGTAAATGTTGAACTGTGTCCCAAAGTGGTGATCAATTTTGTTAATGCAGAGTTGTAAGCACTGAATGAGCAtcaatcatggtagttcttacCACGATTGTGAAGCAGCTTGGCTAGCCCACGTGGACAGCTGGAATCCGAgccggtactttacacgtctctgTAGCAAGTAGTTATACAAGGTGCTCTTCTGAAGGATTATACAGAAATGTCGTGGAAATTTGGTAAATAAATGTGTATATATTGACTTTTCCATGTCTTtatcttcagttttgagactTCATCGCCgcaaaggttgcgtgaaagcATCTTTAAGATACGAATATAGGAGACATACACTGACCAAAGTCGTCACCAAATCTAAACCCAttgagaatcgaaccagggacctctttcatgttaggaaactgcgcttaCCACTACGCCACGTTCGTCAAAAAGTGTGTGCTCTTGATATGGAATGCCCATCACCTCGATTTTCCTCTACAACCTAAACCTGTGCCTTTCCACTTTCGCCCAAttcgccctcaaatccgccaatcCCATCTACACCAACTTCCCCtaacgatacctgtgcgtaCCCCAATTTGCCACCAATGCATGGATTCATATTACATGTGAAATCAAGGCCCTCACCGTCGGTCTGGCCGCGGTAGTGTCCAAtagtgttgggaacctgacctttcaggaggtgaggtcccgacacaagttgtccttctttGTCAAGGACTTGGTAacacctttttgtccttgCCCCGACATACCTTCGGAAAATGGCGGTCGCGCATGTTTGTGCGGCTCCAAGGCAAATTacatcaacgacgggagctgacatAGGACTATTCAATCTGGCTCATCCACTCTACTACTACAATTACCGATACTTCAATCGGCATTGATCTTTACTCACCTGTGTTTGAAAAGTCTACAGTTCTGCTctccacttttttcatgtgcattgaaccatttcattctttgattGTTCTACGGACTCTTCTTTGTATTTCTTGAGGATTGTTCTATTGCTCTCACCTTTACGGGAATCCAAATTAAGTCAAAATTACTGTGACTGAgcttaataaaaaaaactcatagCCTCATTTATTTAGGTGCAATGTAGTGAATGAAGACATTGTATTTCTCGTACGAGTCATTAATTCAATATACTAAATGATGGCTTAAATAGGGTCGCTGAAATGGATTGTCAATAGATGATAGATGACTCCCTGGATCACCAGAAATTAAATCTGGAATCACGCCGTACAGGTCAAATACTTAGACGAGATCGTAGACATAAAATGATATCGACCACGGATATGGCCCTTTCTTTGAAGTTTGGCGTCCGTATTGTTATACTGGAGTGTTAGGATTGCAGACGAAATAAATATattattgttcaaaaaggtgTCTTCATACGGAGTGGTATGTCGGAAAGTTTGGCCCGTTCTTCCTCCAGGATAGGTGAACTTCCCGGAGTTTCTATCAAAAATGATGGCACCTCTGAATGACCTGTATTGACCCACGGTGTCAGTAGTTATTCCGCCAAAGATGAACACCTTCCGATTCCCAGGGGGCCCATAAGCCCCACACTTTGAGCGTCTCGCGCGTGAGTCAATAGGCCCGACCTTCGTCATATTCTGAAGCAGGCAATAGTagacaaaagaaatgaagacgAGAATAGCAGCAGCAAAAGGatgaaactctttttgaagaTCGCATCCCTTCAGTGAACAAAGATTGAGCTTACTCCGTTTGACAGGTTGATCAAATAAAGGTGGCTATCGGCGACAtaattttcattctttctcgAGGCCATGCCAACCACAATCTCATCATTCGAAATTGGAGTACGGCATTCGTAATCAGTAAAGTTGCTTTCCTTGTAAAAAGGGAAGTTCTGCGAAACCAGCTTCAATTCATTCCCATCATATACATAGAGGTTGGGCGCGTCCAACATTATAACCATTCCCCCATTGggaagaagaacaagttgAAGGATGTCTCTCTTTGGCACTTGGAGGTGGTCAACGTAACTCCAAGACTGCTTTTCCTCGTCGAACTTTCGGCAAACAATAGCTTCCGTGGCGTTCATTTCTTCCACTGAGCAAGCGTGTAATTGGTTGTCAATGGCGGTGAACTGAAAATTAGTTGGATTGGTGCGACAATTCACGGGCTAAGCCAGCGCAAGACACGCCAAGATACCGCGTATGAAAGGCGTGCTACGAGTTCAgtttcattgaattttgattgtaTTGCAGTACTTTGCTTTGTCGCAATTTCAAAGAGGCTCAGACGCTACGTTTTCGAAGTAATATGATGACATTTCGTTGTTGGTATTCACTATGGCGATCGAGCCAGAAGTGCCAAAAtgtacaatatttg from Tigriopus californicus strain San Diego chromosome 3, Tcal_SD_v2.1, whole genome shotgun sequence encodes:
- the LOC131878013 gene encoding uncharacterized protein LOC131878013, producing the protein MNATEAIVCRKFDEEKQSWSYVDHLQVPKRDILQLVLLPNGGMVIMLDAPNLYVYDGNELKLVSQNFPFYKESNFTDYECRTPISNDEIVVGMASRKNENYVADSHLYLINLSNGNMTKVGPIDSRARRSKCGAYGPPGNRKVFIFGGITTDTVGQYRSFRGAIIFDRNSGKFTYPGGRTGQTFRHTTPYEDTFLNNNIFISSAILTLQYNNTDAKLQRKGHIRGRYHFMSTISSKYLTCTA